The genomic stretch AGCTTCCTGGTCGGAAACATCGCACGTACTGAACTCAGGCAGGCTTTGATTTCCTCCGGATGATGTGCATAGTCATCTATAAAGACATGATCCCCATCGTTTACATGAATTTCGAATCTTCTTTTAACGCCTTTGAAAGAGCTCAAACCTATGCGTATCTGCTCCTCAGATATCTGGTGATCCAATGCAATAGCAATTGCGGCCAAAGCATTCTCCACATTATGAAAACCAGGAATAAACAATTCTAAACCTTTGATCCTATGCTTACCATCATGGTAGTCAAACACGAAAGACCCAGGTCTAGCCTGAATATTCTCTGCACTAATGCCTCCTGATCTCAAACCATATTCCCTGGTAGCTACCTTCGGAAGTTTACCTTCTCCTAGCCTTTGCAGGGCGTGCTGCTGCACATATAATCTACCTTTCTTATCTATCAGGTGTGCGAATTCAAGGAAGCCATCCAATATATGCTCCTCATCTCCATAGATATCCAAATGGTCCGGATCTGCGCTGGTAAGCACTACTTCATTTGGATGAAGCCTTAGAAACGAACGGTCAAATTCATCTGCTTCCACGACTACCGTAATAGGCTCTTTGGACTTCTTGTCTCCGAGAATCAAATTGCTCTGATAGTTCTGTGTAATACCACCCAGGAAAGCTACTACTGGTTTTCCCGCTGATTTCAGCATATGGGCAATCATAGAAGAAGTGGTAGTCTTGCCATGTGTGCCAGCCACTGCTATGGTGTAGTAAGCACTCGTCACCATCCCAAGTACTTCGGATCTTTTCTTAAGGAGAAAATCCTTTTCCCGGAAGAAATTCAGCTGATCACTTTCCTTAGGCATCGCAGGAGTCCAGATCACTAAAGCCTTGGCAGGATTGTTAATGATCCCCTCTGGGATAGTATCAACACTATCTACGAAAGAAATTTGCATTCCCTCTGCCATCAATTCATCTGTAAGTGGCGAAGGGGTACGGTCATACCCAGACACAGCATATCCCTCATGACGAAACCACCGGGCCAAGGCACTCATGCCTATCCCGCCGATACCGAGTAAATGGACGCTATTTATACCTTCGAAACTCATTTTATCAATTGATGTATTTCTGTTACAATGGCATTTGCCGCATTGGGCTTTGCCAGGTTCTTTATATTTCGGCCTAGTTTCGCACACAGATCACTGTCCCTTAGCAGACTCTCTACTTTTTGCTGAAGTGAACCCACGGCTTCTGAATCTTTTAATAGTAGAGCCGCGTCATGAGTCACATAGGCCAAAGCGTTTTTGGTCTGGTGATCTTCTGCCACGTTAGGTGATGGAATGAAAATCACCGGCTTGCCCACAAGCGAAAGCTCTGACACCGATAATGCTCCAGCTCTGGATACAATCACATCAGCTGCAGCATATGCCAAATCCATTTCCCGGATAAATTCATATAACCTTATAGAGGCAAGTCCTGAATCTTCCAATTTGGATTTCATCTCCTCGTAATAATACTTCCCACACTGCCATAAGACCTGATATCCTTCTACCTCTAGCTTTTGCATATCCCTCAGTACCGCCAGATTAAGTGTCCTAGCGCCCAATGATCCTCCGAGCACAAGAAGCGTTTTCTTCTCTAGGTCCAGCCCGAAATTCAGCATTGCCTTTTCTCTCTTCCCTATCAAATCCAGAATATCCTTGCGCACCGGGTTGCCAGTGTAAGCGATTCTTTCCGCTGGGAAAAACTGATCCATCCCAGGATAGGCCACACATATTTTTTTAGCCTTTTTGGCCAAAATTTTATTGGTCAGTCCTGCATAAGAATTTTGCTCCTGAACCAATGTTGGTATCCCACTTCTCTGCGCAGCATACAGTACCGGACCACTCGCATACCCACCTACTCCCACTACAGCATCTGGCTTGAATTCCCTGATGATCTGGGAAGCTTGGGTAAGGCTCTTCATTAGCTTAAAAGGAAATTTGAGGTTTTCTAATGTCAAACTCCTTTGCAAACCCGCTACCGGAAGCCCTTTGATCTTATACCCGGCTTCTGGCACTTTTTGCATTTCCATTTTGCCCAAAGCACCCACAAACAAGATCTCACTGGCAGGATACTTTTCCTTCCAGGAATTTGCAATAGCGATAGCCGGATAGATATGTCCTCCGGTGCCTCCACCACTGATCAAAATGCGATATGTGCGTTGTGTATCGATAGTTATGCTGTTTTTAATCTTGTTCTATTCACAAATGCAGGACTGCTCTGTTGTGATTCATCCTGATGATCACCTCTACTTACCGATAGGATAATTCCAAGGGAAATCCCCGTAAATACCAATGAGGTCCCCCCCATGCTCAAAAGCGGAAGAGGTAGCCCGGTAATAGGCCCTAAGCCTACCGCTACAGCCATGTTCACCAAAGCTTGGATTACCAGTGCGAAACTCAATCCGGCAGAAAGCAGTCCCCCGAAAGCTTTATTAGAATTTGCTACGATACGCATACCTCTATAGAGCAGAGCCAGATAGAGAAAGAGGACTGAGAAGCCTCCAATAAGGCCATATTCTTCAATAATGATGGCATAGATAAAATCCGAATACGGATGAGGAAGGGAATTTCTCTGCTCAGAATTCCCAGGACCTTTACCCCCGATTCCTCCGGTAGCAATAGCGATATAGGATTGCTCGGCCTGAAATGGGATTTCATCTTCATTAAAGAAAGCCTCTATTCTGGAAATCAATGTTCCTCCGCGCTGACCTGTAAATCCTGCCACTGTCAGACCTAGAATTCCAACCAAAAGGACAATACCAATATATTTCACAGGAACCCTTCCGATAAACATGATCAACAAACAGGTCATCAACAACAAGATTGCAGTGGAAAAATTGGCCATTGCGATCAAGCCACAAATCACCCCTACCGCAATTATGATCGGAACAAACGTATTTTTGAAGTCTGAAATATTCTTTTGCCTCTTGGCAAGCATGAGCGCAATTGCAGCTATTAAAGAAAGCTTAGCCAAATCAGAAGGCTGAAAAGCTTGGTTGATCAACGGAATTGTAATCCATCGGTTAGCCTCATTGATATTGGATCCAAACATATAGGTCACCACCAACAATGGAATGGAAATAATTACACCAAGTTTGGCGTACATAGCATATTTCCTGTAGGGGATTTTATGTGCAAACCACATCACAAAGAGGGATACAAAAATCAACATGGAATGCTTAATCAGGTAGATTTCTGTGTTGCCTCCGGCATACTTGTGTGCTAATGACCCTGTAGCAGAATACACCACCAGAATACTGAAAAGAGACAATAGAATTACAATCCCCCAAATAATAGGGTCGCCTTTAAAATTCCTGTCTATCCATGCTTTAAACTGATTCATGCGATGGCTTTCGGTTTAAGGTTCTCTACTGCCTCGCGAAACTGCGTCCCGCGATCTTCATAATTTTTAAATAAGTCAAAACTTGCACAGGCAGGAGATAGTAAGACTATATCTCCAGGTTCTCCAAGTTCTTGCCCCCAGTTCACTGCTTCAGCGATATGCTGAGTTTCTCTGATATCGTTTATCTCTGTAGCAAAAGCCGATTTAAGCTTCTCATTATCTTTTCCAAGGCATATCAGTGACTTGATGTTTTTTGCCAACGGCAAAAGCGCCGAGTACTCATTGCCCTTATCCACTCCCCCAGCTATCCAGATCATCTCATTATCATAGCTTGCCAAAGCATAAGCGGTAGCCTCCACGTTGGTACCTTTGCTGTCGTTGATGAATTTCACTCCATCTACTTCTCTGATCAGCTCCATGCGGTGAGGGGCATTTTTGAAGGTTTTAAAACCCAGCATCAAATCCTCCGCTTTCACTCCTGCGATCAAAGCTGCCGAACCCGCACATAATGCATTCAGTAGGTTGTGCTTTCCTTTAATAGAAAGGGTAGCCACAGAAACCTGTACAGACTCTCCGGCGACAGCATATGTCAATGCCTCGCCATCTGCCCAAGCTCCAGCTTTCTGTACTTCCAGCGCTGAAAACCACAGTGTACTAGCGTTAATGGTATTATTCTTCAGACCTTGATTTGTCAAGGCATCATCAGCAAATAGAATTGCCTGATCATCTGAAGTCATATTTTTGAAAATCCCGAATTTAGAATCTATGTAATTGTCAATTTTGTAGTCATATCGATCCAAGTGATCCGGAGTGATATTCGTCAGGATGGCGACGGCAGGTTTGAAATCCACAAAGCCATCAATCTGAAAACTGCTGCACTCAATGACCCACCATTCATGATCGCCATCAGTTAATTGGGCAGCCCAGCTTTTGCCTACATTCCCAGCCAATCCCACATCCACCCCAGCCTCTTTCAGCAAGTGGTAAGTGAGCAAAGTGGTGGTAGTCTTACCATTGGTGCCAGTGATGGCTATAACTTTCCCTTTACTATAACCAAAAGCAAATTCCAACTCATCAATAACAGGAATACTTTTCTGCCCTGCTTGAACCAATAGATCCGTTTTCGGTGAAATTCCCGGGCTTTTGATGATTAAGTCAGCCGAAAGTATTTTTTCTGAAGTATGTTTTCCTTCCTCAAAATCAATTTGCAACCGCTGCATTTCTGATTTTCTATCGGAGGATATCTGTCCTGCATCCGAAACAAAAATGGCATAGCCTTTCTCTCTGGCAAGCATAGCTGCTCCCAATCCACTTTCTCCCGCACCAAGAATGGCCAATCGTTTCATTTTTTTTTATCTCAATTTCAAAGTCGCCAACGTGACTACTGCAAGCAAAATCCCCACAATCCAAAACCGGGTTACAATTTTGGCTTCAGGTATATTTTTCTTCTGGTAATGATGATGGAGAGGAGACATGAGAAATATTCTCCTGCCTTCACCGTATTTCTTCCGGGTATATTTAAAGTACCCCACCTGTAGCATTACGCTTAAATTTTCGATTACAAAGACGCCACACATTATTGGAATCAGTAGTTCTTTGCGAAGTGTCAAAGCCAAAACGGCTATCACTCCCCCCAACATCAAACTACCCGTGTCCCCCATAAATACCTGTGCCGGATAGGCATTGTACCACAGGAATCCAACGCATGCTCCTATAAATGCCGAGGCAAAAATCACCAGTTCCCCAGAATTGGGGATATACATGATATTGAGGTAAGAGGAGAATATGGCATTGCCACTGAGGTAGGCAAAAATCGCAATCGTAAGGCCTATTATAGCGGAAGTTCCTGCCGCCAAACCATCGATTCCATCGGTGATATTTGCCCCGTTGGAAACTGCCGTAATGATGAATGTCACTATAAAAATATAGAAGACAGGAGTCATGGCTTCACCCATAAAGCCAAGCAAGGTCTCGTAATTCAGCTCATTGTTTTTGGTGAATGGAATGGTGGTTTTCGCTACTTTCACATCCCTGAATGCCGGAGTTTCTACTACACCTTCTTCGATAGATACCGGATTCTGAAATTCACGTATCACTACACTTTCATGAAAGTAAAGTGTGGAACCTACTATTACCCCTATTCCGATCTGACCGACGATTTTAAATTTACCAGCTAGTCCTTCCTTGTTTTTTCTGAATACCTTAATATAATCATCAATAAAACCTATCGTCCCCAGCCATACGGTGGTGATAAGCAGTAGAATGATATAGATATTGTTCAGATCTGCAAAAAGCAAAGTAGGGATCAGAATCGCAGCCATAATCATAAGGCCACCCATTGTAGGCGTTCCCTTCTTTTCGTTCTGCCCATCCAGTCCAAGATCTCTTACTGTCTCCCCGATTTGTTGTCTTCGGATCCAAGCGATGATTTTGTGACCAAAAGAAATGGTAATTATCAATGAAAACAGCGATGCCATCCCGGCGCGGAACGATATGTACTGAAACACCCCCATTCCAGGGATGTCAAGCACTTTGTCCAAATAATCAAAAACAGGATATAACATCTCAGTCTTGTGTGAATTGTTGTAAAAACTCGGTTACTACTTCAGTATCGTCAAAGTGGTGCTTCACCCCTTTGATTTCCTGATAATCCTCATGGCCTTTCCCGGCAATCAGGATGATATCTCCTTTTTGCGAAAGCATACAGGCGGTCTTGATTGCCTCTCTGCGATCTACTATAGTCAAGGTTTTTCTGAGCTCAGATGGGCCTACACCAGCCTGCATATCGTTAAGGATTTCCGAAGGCTCTTCGAAGCGGGGATTATCTGAGGTAAGTATGGCTTTGTCGCTTTCCTGAACGGCAATTTTAGCCATCACCGGTCGCTTACTCTTATCACGGTTTCCTCCACATCCTACCACGGTAATCAATTGCTCACCACCTGTCCTTGCCCCGTTGATAGTTTTAAGTACATTATCCAGCGCATCTGGGGTGTGGGCATAATCCACGATAGCTGTAATACCAGCGATAGAAACTCTATCGAACCTCCCTTTGGCTCCGCGGATCCCAGACAGTTCCCGAAGTACTTCGTCTTCCTCCTCTCCCAATAGCACGGTCACACCCAGAACCCCCAAGAGATTGTAAGCATTGAACGCACCTATCATTCTAAACCAGATCTGCTTTCCGTTGATATCCAGCTCTAGCCCTTCCAAGGTGTTGGAGATGATTTTGGCCTTAAAGTCCGCCGGGGATTTCAAAGCAAATGTCTGATGTGAGGCTTTGCAATTTTGAAGCATTACCGCTCCCCGCTTATCGTCACCGTTTACCAGCGCAAAGGCGTCCTTAGGAAGCTCATCAAACAACTTCTTCTTGGCTTTGATATATTCGTCAAACGTACCGTGATAATCCAGATGGTCGTGCGTGATATTGGTAAATACAGCACCAGCCAGCTTCAATCCCGCTATTCTCTCCTGTACTATGGCGTGAGAACTTGCTTCCATGAAACAGTGCGTACATCCTTCATCCAGCATTTTGCGTAGCAATGCCTGCACACTCACCGCATCAGGAGTAGTGTGGGTAGCATGGATTACTGTTTCGTTGATTTTATTCTCGACAGTGGAAAGTAAGCCAGTACTGTAACCCATCCTCATAAACAACTGGTGCAGAAGCGTGGCTGTAGTCGTCTTGCCATTGGTGCCTGTAATCGCTACTACTTTGATGGTTTTAGAAGGATTGTCAAAATAGTTGCTGGCCATGACTCCTAAGGCACGTGCAGAATTCACTACCTCTACATAAGTGACTCCATCTAGAAGTTGCTCGGGTAATCGCTCACAGACAATACTTTGCGCTCCCAACCCAATTGCCTTCTCAATAAACTCATGTCCGTCCACCTGTGTACCTTTGATGGCTACAAAAGCACTCCCTTCCTTCACCTGCCGGCTATCAAAGACAATATCCTTCACTTCCAACTCCATGTCACCGGTGGTGGAGGTAAGTGATACTTTATATAATATGTCTTTCAGTACTTTCATTTATCCTAATACCAGATTAATCGTTGCGTTGGGGGTTAACTTTGCTCCCGGAGCAATGGACTGCCCTTTCACCCGGCCCTTGCCTGAGTAATTCACTTTCAACCCCTTGTTTTCAAGGATAAAAAGCGCATCCCTGAGCGATAGTCCAGATACATCCGGAACCAACGCCTTATCGGTGTCATTGACACTCATTTCTACGC from Algoriphagus sp. NG3 encodes the following:
- the murC gene encoding UDP-N-acetylmuramate--L-alanine ligase, whose product is MSFEGINSVHLLGIGGIGMSALARWFRHEGYAVSGYDRTPSPLTDELMAEGMQISFVDSVDTIPEGIINNPAKALVIWTPAMPKESDQLNFFREKDFLLKKRSEVLGMVTSAYYTIAVAGTHGKTTTSSMIAHMLKSAGKPVVAFLGGITQNYQSNLILGDKKSKEPITVVVEADEFDRSFLRLHPNEVVLTSADPDHLDIYGDEEHILDGFLEFAHLIDKKGRLYVQQHALQRLGEGKLPKVATREYGLRSGGISAENIQARPGSFVFDYHDGKHRIKGLELFIPGFHNVENALAAIAIALDHQISEEQIRIGLSSFKGVKRRFEIHVNDGDHVFIDDYAHHPEEIKACLSSVRAMFPTRKLTVIFQPHLFSRTRDFAEGFSESLSLADSVILLDIYPAREIPIPGITSAMLLDGINTDQKELVSKEGLMNHLEKANPDVLVTLGAGDIDRLVPGIAAWMNERLNPYAK
- the murG gene encoding undecaprenyldiphospho-muramoylpentapeptide beta-N-acetylglucosaminyltransferase, whose protein sequence is MISGGGTGGHIYPAIAIANSWKEKYPASEILFVGALGKMEMQKVPEAGYKIKGLPVAGLQRSLTLENLKFPFKLMKSLTQASQIIREFKPDAVVGVGGYASGPVLYAAQRSGIPTLVQEQNSYAGLTNKILAKKAKKICVAYPGMDQFFPAERIAYTGNPVRKDILDLIGKREKAMLNFGLDLEKKTLLVLGGSLGARTLNLAVLRDMQKLEVEGYQVLWQCGKYYYEEMKSKLEDSGLASIRLYEFIREMDLAYAAADVIVSRAGALSVSELSLVGKPVIFIPSPNVAEDHQTKNALAYVTHDAALLLKDSEAVGSLQQKVESLLRDSDLCAKLGRNIKNLAKPNAANAIVTEIHQLIK
- a CDS encoding FtsW/RodA/SpoVE family cell cycle protein, with protein sequence MNQFKAWIDRNFKGDPIIWGIVILLSLFSILVVYSATGSLAHKYAGGNTEIYLIKHSMLIFVSLFVMWFAHKIPYRKYAMYAKLGVIISIPLLVVTYMFGSNINEANRWITIPLINQAFQPSDLAKLSLIAAIALMLAKRQKNISDFKNTFVPIIIAVGVICGLIAMANFSTAILLLMTCLLIMFIGRVPVKYIGIVLLVGILGLTVAGFTGQRGGTLISRIEAFFNEDEIPFQAEQSYIAIATGGIGGKGPGNSEQRNSLPHPYSDFIYAIIIEEYGLIGGFSVLFLYLALLYRGMRIVANSNKAFGGLLSAGLSFALVIQALVNMAVAVGLGPITGLPLPLLSMGGTSLVFTGISLGIILSVSRGDHQDESQQSSPAFVNRTRLKTA
- the murD gene encoding UDP-N-acetylmuramoyl-L-alanine--D-glutamate ligase, whose protein sequence is MKRLAILGAGESGLGAAMLAREKGYAIFVSDAGQISSDRKSEMQRLQIDFEEGKHTSEKILSADLIIKSPGISPKTDLLVQAGQKSIPVIDELEFAFGYSKGKVIAITGTNGKTTTTLLTYHLLKEAGVDVGLAGNVGKSWAAQLTDGDHEWWVIECSSFQIDGFVDFKPAVAILTNITPDHLDRYDYKIDNYIDSKFGIFKNMTSDDQAILFADDALTNQGLKNNTINASTLWFSALEVQKAGAWADGEALTYAVAGESVQVSVATLSIKGKHNLLNALCAGSAALIAGVKAEDLMLGFKTFKNAPHRMELIREVDGVKFINDSKGTNVEATAYALASYDNEMIWIAGGVDKGNEYSALLPLAKNIKSLICLGKDNEKLKSAFATEINDIRETQHIAEAVNWGQELGEPGDIVLLSPACASFDLFKNYEDRGTQFREAVENLKPKAIA
- the mraY gene encoding phospho-N-acetylmuramoyl-pentapeptide-transferase; this encodes MLYPVFDYLDKVLDIPGMGVFQYISFRAGMASLFSLIITISFGHKIIAWIRRQQIGETVRDLGLDGQNEKKGTPTMGGLMIMAAILIPTLLFADLNNIYIILLLITTVWLGTIGFIDDYIKVFRKNKEGLAGKFKIVGQIGIGVIVGSTLYFHESVVIREFQNPVSIEEGVVETPAFRDVKVAKTTIPFTKNNELNYETLLGFMGEAMTPVFYIFIVTFIITAVSNGANITDGIDGLAAGTSAIIGLTIAIFAYLSGNAIFSSYLNIMYIPNSGELVIFASAFIGACVGFLWYNAYPAQVFMGDTGSLMLGGVIAVLALTLRKELLIPIMCGVFVIENLSVMLQVGYFKYTRKKYGEGRRIFLMSPLHHHYQKKNIPEAKIVTRFWIVGILLAVVTLATLKLR
- a CDS encoding UDP-N-acetylmuramoyl-L-alanyl-D-glutamate--2,6-diaminopimelate ligase, coding for MKVLKDILYKVSLTSTTGDMELEVKDIVFDSRQVKEGSAFVAIKGTQVDGHEFIEKAIGLGAQSIVCERLPEQLLDGVTYVEVVNSARALGVMASNYFDNPSKTIKVVAITGTNGKTTTATLLHQLFMRMGYSTGLLSTVENKINETVIHATHTTPDAVSVQALLRKMLDEGCTHCFMEASSHAIVQERIAGLKLAGAVFTNITHDHLDYHGTFDEYIKAKKKLFDELPKDAFALVNGDDKRGAVMLQNCKASHQTFALKSPADFKAKIISNTLEGLELDINGKQIWFRMIGAFNAYNLLGVLGVTVLLGEEEDEVLRELSGIRGAKGRFDRVSIAGITAIVDYAHTPDALDNVLKTINGARTGGEQLITVVGCGGNRDKSKRPVMAKIAVQESDKAILTSDNPRFEEPSEILNDMQAGVGPSELRKTLTIVDRREAIKTACMLSQKGDIILIAGKGHEDYQEIKGVKHHFDDTEVVTEFLQQFTQD